The DNA region ATTCCACAAGTTAGAAAACTCAAAAAgttttttctctttatatatCAAAGATTGATTAGCAAAGGAAAGATTAGcaaaggaaagttaaaatcaatcCATGGCACTAATGTAGCTAACATTTGGGCTCATAAAAACTAAACCAGGCCAGTCCTTTCCGTGCTTTCTGATCTGTGCgtaaaaatctttaattttccGGGGGTCTAACTTGTTCTTTCACACTCAGAGCCACAGTGCTCCAGCCTCCTTGAGAAGTGGGACCAGGGTCCCGTTAATGTGGGACGCCATGACTCGGTCCATGGCACCGATCAGCTTCCCTCCAATGAAAACCACAGGCACAGTGCTGGGCGATTTCCCAAGCAGCCTCATCAACGCCCTCTCGATCTCTTTGCCCCTTGGGTCATGGTCCAGCTCGAATACCGTCGGGTTCACGCCCATCCCACAGAAGAGCCTCTTCACCACGTGGCACATGCAGCAGCTGCTGACGCTGAATATCACCACCGCGCTCTCGGAAGCCAGCCTCACCACCAGCTCCAACGGGTCCGGCCCCATGCTCCTCACGGCCGGCACGAGGTAACCCCACGAGTACTGATCTGCTGCAGCCTGGTAatgcatttatgttttatatatatatcgagtTTGACTCCAGAACAGTTAAACGAGATAACAAAGAAATCAATTGGTGTCCAAGAATGATCGGTGTCCAGTTGTGTCCAGGAATGAGTGTCAATGGTGGGGTTTTATAATTATAGGGAATAGGCAGGAGAGGGCAGTTGCTGTAAATAAGTGGAGTTCTTCTGTTGCTGTCGCATCGCGTGCGTGGAGGGTCCCGTTGTCTTTTTGGCTTCAAAAAGGATTGTCGTCGCACGGATCGAGTACCGGCAGGTGTAGATGGGGACAAATATACACTGCTCTGGAGTCTGAACAGTAAAAAGATAAAAGTCCGAAAAGTAGGGTGTCTGCGGCCATGGAAGGCGGCGAAAGAAAATATTTGTCTACGCTGTAGACTACCGTACCGTATGAGAGGGAGTGATCCAAATAAAAGAGCAGAAAAACCTGCTTTTCTTTGAAGGTTCAAACTTCAGAGCACTGAgacattttttttggttttccgCCGGGGGGGGGGCCCGGCCCGGTTTGGGGGGGTGGGGCAGGCTTTTACAGTGGTGGGTTAAATAGACGGCTGTGCCCGGCATTGTTGTCGGAACAGAAGAACGTCCCTCGATCGGCCTCTGACGTGATCATTAATTACGCGCATGTTTTCTGCCGTCTGCGTCTGGATATTTTCAACGCCTCATGCATGATCGCGACGATCGAAAGGCTAAATTCTCCCTTGGGTTTGTCACTCCGAATGTTTGACCTTCTGGCTTCTTTCATCACacgaattataattttttttttcctatgaaTGATGTTGCATTTTCGCTTTGCTTTTACTGCGTTGCTTATAGTTATGATGGGTTGAATTTCAAAATCATTGGCTAGAATCTACCCAAGAATTGTAAATCAAGTATGTGAATCAAACACGTGCTAGCTAGCTCAAATTAATTGAATAGATCAAACCCAATTCAATTTCCAGCACATTGCAGCTAGCTTGCGTTCGTACAGTTGAAAATTACATTGGCGTGACGCAATTAGATGTTGTAGATAATCGAGGGCTTAATCCTCTGATCAGCCCTGCCCACCAGCAGTAATAAATAAGGTTTTTTATTtgacttaaataaataaatgaatattgaTCAATAGAGGGGATTTACATCCTGTGATATGTCCACCTAAAGCAGTGACAAAGTGGCAGTACTTGCGATAGAGAGGAAAAAAGGCAAGGCGTGCCTGGCCTGCGGCACTGCCGGCTGAGTCGAGCGGCGGGTACGGACATGCGCCGACTGCCGGCGAAATACGTGGATCTGATTCTATTTGAACGGGCAGGATGGGGTTGGTCCGAGTACGCCAAACTATCTTTTTTGTAGCTGTAAATTAAAAAGTGCCTGTTCTCCCCCGTTTAGTATAAATCACAAGTACTGATCTTTCGGTCGTCTTTCTTCTTTATCTCCGGTCCTCCTGATCTTTTTGCTCATGGTACTATACTACTGTTTAAGCACGCAACTAGAATGCAGCATCTCTGTAGCTAGCAGCTAGTTTACCTTCATTAATAAGTAAGATCATGACCCGGATTAAATTGGGTGGAGAAACAGGTACGTCGATACGTTCTTTTTATTGTAATGACAAGTTCTATCGATCGCTTTAACAACAATAACTCTCTCAACTCTATTTCAACTTGTTTATTGACACAAAACTACATATCGAACATCGAAGAGTTTCCAGGTGATCTCCGTTTCAAATTCCTGGAATTTATTCGAtcgtcactacaagaaaataggTTTTTCAAGCATTAGAATTTATCGCAAAAAGTATCACAAATTGCCGCAAAAAAACATTGCCAACAATATAAGAATGACGTACGATGGTTGCCAAAGAAATGAGGCAACAGTCTTACCCcagcatttatttaaatatgctgggaaaaaatattatttgaattgccGCAAATAGCCAAAATAACCACTAGAAAAAGATCACACAAGTGTCACTTAATAAAAACGCTGCTAATACTGAGATTCCGATACATAAAATGGCTGGGGGGGATGCAGTATTTTCGGCAATTTAGTAGCGCTGGAAATGGACGGAAATGGATTAGGAATACAAAAACCTATTTCCGGCGATTTGTAATCGCCCCAAATAGTCccttacaaattaaaaaaaaatgtgttaaacAGGATACATCATACATGAATAATACATTACACCCAAGCATATTATAGACTTCCTATGTTCGTGAtcattcataaatttttatttgtgaTCCATATGCATGCATTTGACCtacaaaagaacaaaatattACTTGAAAACTGAAGTATATATGACTCTAGGTATCAACTCATAAGAAATAAGTAACAACCACGTTAACCAAATACAGCTGCATATCCAGAGGAAGAAATAACAATGACACAAAGGAAATGAACAACAATAACCATTTCCATATCCAGAGGAAGTTTATGAGAATGTAAATATTGGCCGGGACTTTGTAAGCCTTGGCAAAATATCACTTTACATATCCAGAGGAAGTTTAAGAAATATCTCTAGAGTGGTACTCCCCCTTTGTTTTATGCATAAACCAAGCCATTGAATCTcaaaaaaaccacaaataaatCAATGTCAAACCCTGGAATTATTATGATCTTGTAAACTTTAGAACGTAGTTTAAGATGTCAAAAActtgcaaaaacaaaaaatctaagTTCAAATGCATTATGCAGTTCATTTCATGAACTTTATCCTGGGCCCACccactttatatattttctatatacCAAATTTCTCTACATTTTCACTAAAAACCCTTAGGTGGAAAATGAACAAGGAAATGATTGATTATGAGATATTCTTATTCATGAGAATGTAGCCAAACTGACAGtaaaataaaacatgcaaaCAAAGGAATGTAGGCTGTTGAGAATTTGAGCTTAAaccaaataaaagaaagtaCCTTCTCCAATATACTCAATTATAAAATCGcctttattgaatttttatgcaGCCACTGCTCCCCAACCACAAAATTCTGTCTGATAAGGAAGATAAACATTTATTAGTACCGCAACTTAGAAAACAAAACTTTTTCCAGTCATGAGTATTTTCAATAGGCTTTTGCCATTATTTGAGagcttaatattataaatgtcTATGATGCTAATGCAGGCCTAGATATGCTTAGTGTCTAAGTAAGATTGTGAAGATCTCCATTGTACATATATGTTCAGCTTTTGcacatatatttttcaatttacatTGTAAAACTGTGAAGATTTGAAGGtaacaattataaattctattttttgtgaaaatatcccaaaagtAACAACTACAAATGGATTTCAAAGTTTTCTCACATAGATAAATTGTAGTACGAGATAAATGGCATACATTTTTCTTCTCAAAGCCTTGTTTGCTAGTAGAATACCAGAATTTCATATAAGGAAAGAAAACCAAGGAAAGTGTAGGAATAAGGTAGTGCATTCTGTATATCTCAAAAAATAGTCATTAATAAGAGCAGATAGTTACCCCACAGTAATGAGTATTCTAGCTTGGTGTCTTTCATGTATACTACTTGTTTATAGAGGTTGCACCATTgcacttattaataaaatcttcttacttaaaaaataaataaagggaaACTCAGTAACAGAATGTGTTTAGAGAAATTCTTTTTAGTGACTAATAGAATGTCTTGAGGCTATTGGAAATTGGACCAATTTATCATGTTTTCATGAGATTCTATGTCTTCTCCCTCTAATTCTAAAATGTGTTTAGAGAAGTTCtggaaaaatatgtaaatcaATAGAGTACAAAACTAAGTTACAAATAGAACAAAGGACAAAGGTTAAATCACACTATACCTTCCACATAAGATTCTTTGGATGAGTAACTGATGGTTAGCAAAATGAGAAGTACTTGATCTCTGATGTAGCCAATTTCATGAAAGGAGCTTATGAAGTCCTGGCATACTATAAGAACAAACCATTACTCTGAACCATGAGAATGAAAGTTACTACTTAAAATATATAGTGTGgaataaaaaatggaagaaaatgaaaaagaggagAATGTAGAAGAGCTTGGAAAcatcaaaatagaaatagaaatacAAGGGACACAAAAAATGGtaaatgtgataaaaaaaaaaaaaactaaataaagtgAGTTGCTAAATTGAGGTTGCTAAATTACAGaattaatttcattattatcATATTTCCAGATACTAattatgtaaactatatatACAATGTGCAATCTCCAATCACATCACTAGGAGCAGCTGCAAGAGTTAGTATAAGAGTTAAGGGTATGGAATGAAGATGTAGTGAATGAGAATGAGGACCATATAATGGGTTGAGTGAGATATTTATAGTTTCAATACATTACTTTACTGATTCAAGAAATAAAGCATAAGTTATGTAGCGCACCAAATGACTATTTAAGTTTTAAGTAGCAATCATCTGGTATAAATCTATagacaaatttttcaaaaactggTTATTTTATTCGACTCTTGCagtgtatatgtgtatatatgcaaagaaaataattatattctgaAATTGCATTCAACACCCCTGAAATTGGCTAAACAATAACCAAGCAGAAAAGCAACCCATTGAACATCACATTGCTGAGAATGAGAAAGCACCAAGCGACTAATCAACCAAACAATCAATCATGAAAACACAAGAATACAAGCATCTATTCCAATGGCTTCATAGAAGTCCCCAACCTAAAAACACAATCAATCAAAGATAAGGATATGTAAAAGTGCAAAACCAAGACGGACTTCACAGTTTTGGTGATCATGAAAACACCATAGAAGGCATAGTAATACAACTCAGAAAAGTGATGTTAGGAAtgcttatatataatttgaacaCCACTCTTCCTGTCCTACCTGGAAAGGCAaccaaacaaattataaaattggtGCTTTCCAATGGTAACAGACATTCTGCTAATATGTGTGAAAAGTAACAAACAAAACCAGTTCCCTACAATCACACAATGCCCAGTATACCAATGTAAATGCTAACTAAGAAATTTGCATATCACCACccgttaaaatatatatatatatatatatatatatatatatatatctatacaggTCCATTTGAAGGAAATAATTAGAACTTGTTTTAATAGTGAAAAATTGCAAGtaggagattgttgaactcaagatttcaagttttgtgtaattatatatttacacatggattttgatgataacaaatgaattcaaagaataaagaagtctcaagctcaagttgtctacacaatggagtcaagtacatcaaggaaacaagcatgagcaagaaggaaacaagttcacattaaaattatagagtaatgttgtaaatctcttcaaaattcaaaattaggattaatgctcaaaatgaatattttatcataaagcattaaaatacattttccacatgtgcgtgaatatttttgaaaattaaatttgaaaattttgaaagatgattgattatcatcttttgcatgtgcatgccttgattaaagagttgaactttgaaaatattaaagatgattgattgtcatctttcacatgtgcatgttttatttgaatattttcaaaagtgattgatgcttttttagacttatacaaaaggtagatgattttgtttgaaaaatttgaaaagtaaagtgtgctcattttgtcatatacaaaaagtaaaagattaggtttgaattttttgaaaaggaaagtgtgctcattttgtcatatgccaaaagtaaaagattaggtttgatttttttgaaaaagtgaatgatgttgtctttgacaattgaaaaagaagaaccttttatttgaattttttgaaaaagtgaatgatgttatctttgacatgtgaatctttttaaatttgaatatgaagtctcatatgcctataaatagatcatttgagagcttcacatttacaacaccaagagcatacaacattcattcaaagctttcattctctcttctctaagcattgagccttaatccttattcattttgagagatatagtttgcgctgtattgttcttatttcactcattgaggagtgttttctgataacctacccactatcagcttttgtatcagaaaaagggtgtgtataacccttgtgcgtgtagaaagtattctacacggggaatagttgaatcaccacgtgtaaggtgattgcaagtgtagagggtgttttacacggattctttgtagcggtgttgttcaaaggtgtaataggtttctatctccacctgaaggaggttgaatagtgaatttgggaatcctcaagggatagcttgaggcgaggacgtaggcaatgaggccgaacctcgttaacatactgagtttgcttctctcttacccttactctttatatttattattatttcatattttgtttatattttatattatatatttgatttataattgttattttttttaatacaactcaattcaccccccctcttgtgttagtcatctgggcaacagagaCAACTGATGAAACCAATGGTATAAAGGCTCAATTCCAGCATTACAAGATAAAGCTTTGATGGTAATGCAAAGGTTGCAAGAAGATGGACCCAGATTCTCGTAACCAATGATCATGATCCCTAGTGCAAAACAAATTACTGATATGTTTAAGGTTTAGCATTCTATTAATCCACTTGGCTTAGAATGGCAAGAGAAATTAATAATCGAACTGCAGATCAAGTAAGTCAAACTCATTAATCAACCCAGTTTTTAATCAAAAACCACAAACCAAcctctttttaaaattcaatttcACAAACAAGAGCCTTAAATGGCACATGACTGACCTACCCACTATCCAAATATAATGTTGTCACTGATCATTCCAATCATCAAAATTGTAAGGGACCAACGTTCCCAATTAGGCTACCTCATTTCTACATCTAATCTAGTCTATTTATGCGATATAAGAATGCACTAGACAATAAAATTTAGGATGCTTAAGAATTATCATGCCAACTAGCAATGCAGCAAAAAGAAAGAACCTatatctctccctctctccctatCACTCTCTctgcgtgtatatatattagttctctctatattattctttctttattatttacttttagcTTTCTTAAATCACTAGCACGTATGCAACACGTCAATAAGCAATTTCAACAACATGAGAGCATACCTCCCATTTTTCAAATTAACATCCAAGCCTAGCAAATTGGAGTAGGTGAGCCTTTTTACTAGCTGGACGGTTGAAGGCTTCCTGCACATCTCCAACCTCTACAACAAGGAAACCAGATCACGCAAGTTCTTACTTGAAGTtctcaaaaatttcatattccaCACATATCAAAGGGGCAGGGCGTATCCAGCAACTTAATAAATAAGTATCAATTAGCAAACCTCCCTCCACGTACCAAAGTAAGTGAGAAAGATCCTTATCATTGAGTGCATCATTCGATGCTTTGGACTTTTTGGTGGTTTTTGAGCTTTCCCGCAAAACTTTGTGATTTTTGAAACAACAAATCTGCTCCAATTGCTTGCTTCTGtaactttaaaaacaaatatcatGATTTAGACATTAAactaaagcaaaataaaaattgatcaaaaatTCAAAAGGAAATACAAATGGCTTCCATTTTGAAGGGGAGGCGGTGGAGCATGGGGGTAAACAACAGCATAGGGTTACTCAAATATCAGAGGGTTACTTTGTTCTGGGTTGGTTTACGGCATTGAAGGAGAGGAGGTGGAGCATGGGGGTGGCGTTGCGGCCGTGTAGAGGGCTGACTTGCGGTGGTGCTGCGTCGTGGAGGAAGGTAGCGCATGGCTTGTATGAGAAGCTTGAGTGAGATCTATGTGGGGGAGAGCAGATCGAcgatgagagagagggagagcttGTGGAGGGACTGTGGACCTTTGGGAGGTAGCTATGCCTGTAGCTAGAGGCGGTGCAGCGGTTGAGGAGGCGGCAGCACTGGGAACCTGAGAGAGAAAGGACTTCGAGggtgaagagagagggagatatgtgggagagagagaggtcgcGAGAGAGGGGCTTGGTTGGGTTGGCCAGCGATAGTGGAGGTGGACGGTGAAGGTGGGTCGACGATGACGTTCAATGGCAGCTGCTTGGAGGCGTGAAGAGTAGAGATTGAGGGAGAGGACCAGAAAGGCACTGGGGGGAAAATAgagaggggagggaaaaaaatgagTATAAGTTTGGCGCAGTGATTAAAATTGAGAATATTACATCCCTATagaaggatttttatttttgttttttattattgcaGCGATTGTTTTGTCGCAACAAGTAAAAAATCGtcgaaaaaaattaatttgaatattacaaCAAATTATAATCGTCGTAAAAAGTAAACAATTGCTGCAAAAGAACAATTTTGAACTTAGATGTACAAAACTTTGTGACAACATAAAAATTactgcaaataaatattttttgcagcaattttattttcattaaacataaaattgttggaaaaatacctttttcttgtagtgcgaTAATGGTTTGACAAGGTCTAGAATACAAAGCCATTAAATTCAACCACTTCATATCATACAAAGATGATGAGGAAGATGCATGCATGTCATGTTGCCAGTCATCTAACGTCGCTACaacaaaattgagatttagTGACGTTTTAGAATTGGTAACAGTCCccaaactgtcacaaaaaattaatttttgtgacGATTTATACAAACTGTCTCTAAATCTAGATGAGAATTCGTCTGACGTTCGAATGTAGGcaaatttatgttcgaacgttggatagagtatttggtaaatattactataatttaaattttatgtagtttttaaataaaataatgcatcttttgtgaataattattacaaatttaaagatattgaaatttgaagcgcaatgatttaatattaaaattggataaactaactatagtatattatatactatatatataatattaagtatataatatataatatatatactatatatataatcattatatattatatatatagtcattacatataatatataatttattatatagttaatacgttaatattatatagttaatatataaagtatacattatagtatatagttaacattatatatagtatattatatactatttataataatagagtacatTTATTTCATGTTCTAACGTATCTGCATATACGTTTGAAAGTTacttttaaacgttcgaacatatatgCAGATAGGTttgaacgtgaaaaaatgcgaaaattttttcacttatttttaaataacgttcgaacgttaaaatttaacattcaaacgttactttttaaacgttcaaacgtcaTATCAAATCGGAgtgtttttaataaataaacgcACGAGAGGAAGCAGAATCATTTCTTCTACTTCTCCCGTGcatgaaagagagagtgagggtgagAGAGGGTTGTGGGTTAGAGAGAGAATGTGTgcgttagagtgagagagggctagagagagagagtagagtgagagagagttaatATTTTTGCTCTCTTCATTAATTTTGGTAAGGAAAaatcctttaaatattttataattttatgatatttattttgtgttttttatatatatgtttttaactagctagtgttgtgatttttttgaaagattggttgttgtgacttgttcaaaacttgtgatttgtaaaAGGATATTGTTAGTgataggtatatttctaaactttattaatatgtttatatattttgttgtggataatgatgaatattttgatgtgtATAATGTAAGTTAATTGtagattttgaaggattagatataagtataatattgtgagttgagtagtgaattttgattgtatatattgtgaatatattgtgaattggatattattgatgaattagaaggaattgaattgtttaaattgatgaattagaagcaaatctttgtgatatggattatgtaatatgatgaattaaaataaaaaattatgttgtgtgtatgcttatttttaaaatgaaaatataaatattggtgTATTGTGTATgtgaattaaaatgaatatgttttacaattgTGTATGTGAATTTGAAGCAAATGTTGgggttatttttttgtgactgtgttttggtatttgtgaattagttattattgtgtatatgtatatgtgatttgtgaattagtttagTCTATagggaatatgtttatatattgtgaatttgtgtattacagtatttattaaaattattgaaaatatgtgaaatattatgaatttagttgtgaatatgtttatatattgtggaaatatatgatatcattttgaataaatttatgaacttttattgaatatgttgggaataatttattaaattatgcaacatgtcattaatttaatttttatttgtatttattctaaaacattatttattttgcagcatttttttttatcaaatgagtatatgaggtcaaAACAGCAAGAGTTTGAGTCTCTCTTGGAGTAACAGTCTAATTTAGAGATGCATTTGCAGG from Carya illinoinensis cultivar Pawnee chromosome 6, C.illinoinensisPawnee_v1, whole genome shotgun sequence includes:
- the LOC122314161 gene encoding glutaredoxin-C1-like; this translates as MHYQAAADQYSWGYLVPAVRSMGPDPLELVVRLASESAVVIFSVSSCCMCHVVKRLFCGMGVNPTVFELDHDPRGKEIERALMRLLGKSPSTVPVVFIGGKLIGAMDRVMASHINGTLVPLLKEAGALWL